In the genome of Anaerofustis stercorihominis DSM 17244, one region contains:
- a CDS encoding InlB B-repeat-containing protein yields the protein MDITFKVPNELKPKDNTVYAYAMVHTHLENGNYTSTLLEDKDTVDETVTISTNKFSTYTMVYKVKGTKPIVSYTVKFDTRGGSYVKSQTVEENGVITIPDDPTKKGYIFTGWYTDEKCTDLWDFERGKVTKDITLYAGWEKSKDNENTAQSDNPNNQSSGKSDGRIIENNKKNNTITPNTRDANNLDIWIGLSIFTLAGCLILSIKAKKYN from the coding sequence GTGGATATAACATTTAAAGTACCAAACGAATTAAAACCAAAAGATAATACAGTCTATGCTTATGCTATGGTACATACACATCTCGAAAACGGAAATTATACTTCTACATTATTGGAAGATAAAGATACCGTTGATGAAACTGTAACAATAAGCACAAATAAATTCTCAACTTATACAATGGTATATAAAGTGAAAGGTACAAAGCCTATAGTATCATATACCGTAAAATTTGATACAAGGGGCGGCAGTTACGTTAAATCACAAACAGTAGAAGAAAACGGAGTTATCACGATACCTGATGATCCAACTAAAAAGGGATATATTTTTACGGGCTGGTACACAGATGAAAAATGTACCGATTTATGGGACTTTGAAAGAGGGAAAGTTACAAAAGACATCACATTATACGCAGGCTGGGAAAAATCAAAAGACAACGAAAATACCGCACAGTCAGATAATCCCAATAATCAAAGTTCGGGTAAATCAGACGGAAGAATTATAGAAAACAACAAAAAAAATAATACAATTACTCCAAATACAAGAGATGCAAATAATTTAGATATATGGATAGGTTTATCAATTTTCACACTGGCAGGATGCTTAATACTATCCATAAAAGCAAAAAAATATAATTAA
- a CDS encoding PTS glucitol/sorbitol transporter subunit IIB, producing MSKFKAVIIEKGSQGWGGPLVIQPTEKKNKIASVTGGGIHPVAQYIADLTGAEAIDAFSTGVPDDEMAVVIVDCGGTARCGVYPRKGVLTVNLEPGGATGPLAQYIHEDNYVSDVSEKEVSLYDGEVKVDTPEPDVTTESSDSSGKEDTTGGQKGFIGVVSKIGKAVGGVVNKFFAAGRDAIDTTIRNILPFMAFVSMLLGIITASGIGDVIAKAISPLAGSLPGMILLSVICAIPFLSPVLGPGAVIAQVVGVLVGAEIAKGNIPPSYALPALFAIDAQVGADFVPVGLSLGEAEPSTVEIGVPAMLFSRLITGPLAVVIAYLFSFGLY from the coding sequence GTGAGTAAATTTAAAGCCGTTATAATTGAAAAAGGATCACAAGGTTGGGGTGGACCGTTAGTTATACAACCGACAGAAAAGAAAAATAAGATTGCCAGTGTTACCGGCGGTGGTATACATCCCGTAGCACAATATATAGCAGATTTGACAGGTGCGGAAGCAATAGATGCGTTTTCAACAGGGGTACCGGATGATGAAATGGCAGTTGTTATAGTAGACTGCGGCGGTACTGCAAGATGCGGAGTATATCCTAGAAAAGGCGTATTAACTGTTAATTTGGAACCGGGAGGAGCAACCGGACCTCTTGCTCAGTACATACATGAAGACAATTACGTTTCGGACGTAAGCGAAAAAGAAGTTTCATTATATGATGGAGAAGTAAAAGTAGATACTCCTGAACCTGATGTGACAACTGAAAGTTCAGACTCATCTGGAAAAGAAGATACTACAGGAGGACAAAAAGGATTTATCGGAGTAGTTTCTAAAATAGGTAAAGCGGTTGGCGGAGTCGTAAATAAATTCTTTGCTGCCGGCAGAGATGCTATTGATACGACAATAAGAAATATTTTACCATTTATGGCATTCGTTAGTATGCTTCTTGGCATTATCACAGCATCGGGTATCGGTGATGTAATTGCAAAGGCAATAAGTCCACTAGCGGGTTCATTACCAGGAATGATTTTACTATCCGTTATTTGTGCAATTCCATTCTTATCACCAGTTCTCGGACCGGGTGCGGTTATCGCTCAGGTAGTTGGTGTTTTGGTTGGTGCTGAAATAGCAAAAGGAAATATTCCTCCAAGTTATGCACTTCCTGCATTATTTGCAATAGATGCACAAGTTGGTGCAGACTTTGTACCTGTTGGTTTATCTCTTGGTGAAGCAGAACCTTCAACAGTTGAAATCGGGGTACCTGCAATGCTATTCTCAAGACTTATTACAGGTCCGCTTGCAGTAGTAATTGCATATTTATTCTCATTTGGACTATATTAA
- a CDS encoding transcriptional regulator GutM, which translates to MWKIFLAAFVLMIFNSLLTYKQAKNFSVSFNDVHKYGNVSVGKDKQYFVYGVIVILACDNNGLVTKGQMINGFSVFARFKPFDDLVGKSVYEIKSEEELKVKTFRSKKRREKGSALLQAVNGLIGVLEKSKAAEMSEEELIGGDTIAENA; encoded by the coding sequence ATGTGGAAAATATTTTTAGCTGCATTTGTACTTATGATTTTTAATTCTTTGCTTACATATAAACAAGCTAAGAATTTCAGTGTTTCATTCAATGACGTACATAAGTACGGAAACGTCAGTGTAGGAAAAGATAAACAGTATTTCGTATACGGAGTCATCGTTATACTAGCATGCGATAATAACGGACTTGTTACTAAGGGTCAAATGATAAATGGATTCAGTGTATTTGCCAGATTTAAACCATTTGATGATTTGGTTGGAAAATCTGTTTACGAAATCAAATCGGAAGAAGAACTTAAGGTAAAAACATTCAGAAGTAAAAAAAGAAGAGAAAAAGGAAGCGCTTTGCTTCAAGCTGTGAATGGACTTATAGGGGTTTTGGAAAAAAGCAAAGCAGCAGAAATGAGTGAAGAAGAATTAATCGGAGGTGATACGATAGCGGAAAATGCATAG
- a CDS encoding sugar-binding transcriptional regulator: MKKVFDDTRLMVKVCDLYYNNDMRQEEIAQKLEISRATVSRILKNAKNEGIVKIEVINPLKNNYYKLEKALEEKFGLHEVIIASDAVDVAYEQDYLGKACASYLQRALKDGEIVGLSMGKTIKTIAPHIRQEKPRNISFIPLLGGMGQVGIEYHCNQVVIDFSRAFGGEYHLLHAPAMIMDKNLMDSLKNDIHIKQVLDLMDKMTTAVVGIGTAVEGSTMMETGYYNNEDIDEMRNMGIVGDICLQMYDINGDTNYSYNKYVFGFKIDNLRKIKRVVGISSGKEKLDAIYGAINGKLINVLVTNAETAKLLLDK; this comes from the coding sequence ATGAAAAAAGTTTTTGATGATACTAGACTAATGGTTAAAGTATGTGACCTTTATTACAATAACGATATGAGACAAGAAGAAATTGCACAAAAACTCGAAATTTCCAGAGCTACCGTGTCAAGAATTCTTAAAAATGCCAAGAATGAAGGGATTGTAAAAATTGAAGTTATCAATCCGCTAAAAAATAATTACTATAAGCTGGAAAAAGCCTTGGAAGAAAAATTCGGACTTCATGAAGTCATCATAGCTTCAGATGCCGTCGATGTAGCTTATGAACAGGATTATTTAGGAAAAGCTTGTGCCTCATACCTTCAAAGAGCGTTAAAGGACGGCGAGATTGTCGGACTTTCCATGGGTAAAACGATAAAAACAATTGCTCCTCATATTAGACAAGAAAAACCTAGAAATATCTCTTTCATACCTCTCCTTGGAGGTATGGGGCAAGTTGGTATAGAGTATCACTGTAATCAAGTCGTAATTGATTTTTCCAGAGCATTCGGCGGTGAATATCATCTTTTGCATGCTCCGGCAATGATAATGGATAAAAATTTAATGGATAGCCTTAAAAATGACATACATATCAAACAGGTCCTTGATTTAATGGATAAGATGACTACGGCAGTCGTAGGTATAGGAACTGCGGTGGAAGGTTCCACTATGATGGAAACCGGATATTACAATAATGAAGATATCGATGAAATGAGGAATATGGGTATAGTAGGGGATATATGCCTTCAAATGTATGATATAAACGGGGATACAAACTATTCTTATAATAAATATGTCTTTGGATTTAAGATCGATAATTTGAGAAAAATCAAAAGAGTCGTTGGGATAAGTTCCGGTAAAGAAAAATTGGATGCGATTTACGGAGCGATAAACGGAAAACTTATAAATGTTTTGGTGACCAATGCAGAAACTGCGAAGTTATTACTCGATAAGTAG
- a CDS encoding enoyl-CoA hydratase/isomerase family protein has protein sequence MEYKKNIYTVEDCVAKITMNYPDNLNAIDMAMAEELLDILDKCENDSNVKVVILESGGKAFSAGGDIGYFYKNIKAGGDINMDDLIERAGYVSLNIKKMSKIVITSVIGAAAGAGANLALSGDFVVCADNVKFIQAFINLGLVPDTGGSYLLSKSIGIAKAFELCATGKPLGAVEAMELGIVNKVCSKDELEETTMALARQISKGPLIAYKNLKKQFFEANYTDYERYLKDGEVPTQRECISSEDFKEGVCAFIEKRKADFKGE, from the coding sequence ATGGAATACAAAAAAAATATTTACACTGTAGAAGACTGTGTCGCGAAAATCACCATGAACTATCCCGATAATTTAAATGCCATAGATATGGCAATGGCAGAAGAACTTCTTGATATACTTGATAAATGTGAAAATGATTCGAATGTAAAGGTCGTTATATTAGAAAGCGGAGGCAAAGCATTTTCTGCCGGAGGGGATATAGGATATTTTTATAAGAATATCAAAGCCGGCGGAGATATCAATATGGATGATTTGATAGAGCGCGCAGGATATGTTTCTTTAAACATAAAGAAAATGAGTAAAATCGTGATTACTTCGGTCATAGGAGCTGCTGCGGGAGCGGGCGCAAATCTCGCTTTGTCGGGAGATTTCGTCGTTTGTGCGGATAATGTAAAATTTATTCAGGCTTTTATTAATTTGGGTTTGGTGCCTGATACGGGAGGAAGTTATTTGTTGAGTAAATCTATCGGCATAGCAAAAGCTTTTGAACTGTGTGCTACCGGTAAACCGTTAGGAGCTGTGGAGGCTATGGAGTTGGGAATAGTAAATAAAGTATGTTCCAAAGATGAGCTTGAAGAAACTACAATGGCTTTGGCAAGACAAATCTCAAAAGGTCCTCTCATAGCTTATAAAAACCTTAAGAAGCAATTTTTTGAAGCAAACTATACAGATTATGAAAGATATCTAAAAGACGGCGAAGTTCCTACTCAGAGAGAATGCATATCATCTGAAGATTTTAAAGAAGGCGTTTGTGCTTTCATAGAAAAACGAAAAGCTGATTTTAAAGGTGAATAA
- a CDS encoding NAD(P)H-dependent oxidoreductase, producing MLRMNYKLAELEEKNAPIMTSIIGAGQMGRGMTSQMIRMKGMKPAVVADINIDNVIAAFENSGLTKDDYIITNKLSEANTYLEKGKYIATENSEIGAKANLIQAAVDATGVPEVGAKVAIDSINEGKHICMLNVETDVVIGPMLKKLADNAGVIYTGSAGDEPGAVKELYDFATAAGFDVRVIGKGKNNAIDLDANPTSLAEYAAKRGVSPKMQTAFTDGTKTMVELTAMANSTGFIPDIRGGHGPEAEVKDLPNLFRPTSEGGILENGYGKVEWVNGIAPGVFVIISSDLPFVKHEMNYLSMGEGPNWVLYRPYHLCSLETPLTVAKAVLDNISTLVPMDGGLVCETVAVAKKDLKAGDMLDGIGGYTVYGTVDTHQNMLNDNAVPLGVITKNTKLVKDVKKGQTITYDMVALDDNSLIVQLRKLQDRFFG from the coding sequence ATGTTAAGAATGAATTATAAGCTAGCTGAGCTGGAAGAAAAAAATGCTCCTATTATGACCAGTATAATAGGAGCGGGACAAATGGGCAGGGGCATGACCAGTCAAATGATCAGGATGAAAGGTATGAAACCCGCTGTAGTAGCTGACATTAATATTGATAATGTCATTGCCGCATTTGAAAACTCTGGATTAACCAAAGATGACTATATTATAACAAATAAATTGAGTGAAGCCAATACTTACTTGGAAAAAGGAAAGTATATTGCTACAGAAAATTCTGAAATTGGTGCAAAAGCTAATCTCATTCAGGCCGCAGTAGATGCGACGGGAGTTCCTGAAGTAGGTGCAAAAGTTGCTATCGATTCTATAAACGAAGGCAAACATATCTGCATGCTTAATGTTGAAACCGATGTAGTTATAGGTCCTATGCTTAAAAAATTAGCTGATAATGCAGGCGTTATTTATACCGGAAGTGCAGGGGATGAACCGGGTGCGGTAAAAGAATTATATGATTTTGCAACTGCCGCAGGTTTTGATGTTAGAGTTATAGGTAAAGGTAAAAATAATGCTATAGATTTAGATGCAAACCCTACTTCATTAGCAGAATATGCAGCTAAGAGAGGCGTTAGTCCTAAGATGCAGACTGCATTTACAGACGGAACAAAGACAATGGTAGAACTTACCGCTATGGCTAATTCCACAGGATTTATCCCTGATATCAGAGGCGGACATGGTCCTGAAGCCGAAGTAAAAGATTTACCAAATTTATTCAGACCAACAAGTGAAGGCGGTATCCTTGAAAACGGTTATGGAAAAGTTGAATGGGTCAACGGAATAGCACCGGGTGTGTTCGTAATCATTTCAAGTGATCTTCCGTTCGTTAAGCATGAAATGAATTACTTAAGCATGGGCGAAGGTCCTAACTGGGTATTATACAGACCATATCATTTATGTTCGTTGGAAACTCCTTTAACAGTTGCTAAAGCTGTTTTAGACAACATTTCTACATTAGTTCCTATGGACGGCGGACTTGTTTGTGAAACTGTTGCTGTTGCTAAAAAAGATTTAAAAGCAGGTGATATGTTAGACGGTATCGGTGGTTATACTGTTTACGGAACTGTAGATACTCATCAGAATATGCTTAATGATAATGCTGTTCCGCTAGGTGTTATTACAAAGAATACAAAACTCGTTAAAGATGTTAAAAAAGGTCAGACAATTACATATGATATGGTAGCATTGGATGATAATTCTTTGATAGTTCAACTTAGAAAATTACAAGATAGATTTTTCGGATAA
- a CDS encoding PTS glucitol/sorbitol transporter subunit IIA produces MDYKSKIIGFGDIALDFLSEKMLILFNEDAPLELAELSVLHEKKELDSEIKVGDFMSLGDNDYVVTAVGAEANDTFKMLGHCCLVFGGKDEVELPGQVQLKGEKLPELKHGDYIQIKFLGGHK; encoded by the coding sequence ATGGATTATAAATCAAAAATAATTGGATTTGGCGATATTGCATTAGATTTTTTAAGTGAAAAAATGCTTATATTATTTAATGAAGATGCACCATTGGAACTTGCGGAATTATCTGTTCTTCACGAAAAAAAGGAACTTGACAGTGAAATAAAAGTTGGGGATTTTATGTCTTTGGGAGATAATGATTATGTTGTCACAGCTGTAGGAGCTGAAGCGAACGATACATTTAAAATGCTTGGGCATTGCTGTTTGGTGTTTGGCGGTAAAGATGAGGTAGAACTTCCCGGACAAGTTCAATTAAAAGGTGAAAAACTTCCTGAGTTAAAACATGGAGATTATATTCAAATAAAATTTTTAGGAGGACATAAATAG
- a CDS encoding butyryl-CoA:acetate CoA-transferase produces MDYQAKYQEKLTTAKEAVKVVKSGDWVDYSFCANHPVDLDKALAERMKEDSSLKDLKFRGGIALWQPEVTKLEDAPGRLIWNSIHTTGIERKLINSGICYYVPIRYSEVPRYYRENIKHVDVAFIQVAPMDKHGFFNFGLSSSHLAALCEISDTVVVEVNENMPVCLGGFEVGVHIDDVDMVVESSNRPMAEMPSGKTSEIDEAVAKLIVPEIPNGACLQLGIGGMPNAVGSLIAKSDLKDLGVHTEMYVDSFVDITMAGKITGKRKSIDKGRQVFTFGAGTQKLYDFVDANPSIMAAPVDYVNDIDVIASLDNFISINNTVEVDLFGQVASETGGTRHISGAGGQLDFVLGAYKSKGGKSFICCSSTVPTKDGSLKSRIKPCITEGGIITATRANTQYLVTEYGLVNLKGASTWERAEKIISVCHPDLRDELIEEADKMHIWNRTNKRV; encoded by the coding sequence ATGGATTATCAAGCTAAATATCAAGAAAAACTTACTACTGCAAAAGAAGCGGTAAAAGTAGTAAAGTCGGGGGATTGGGTAGATTACAGTTTTTGTGCGAATCATCCTGTTGATTTGGATAAAGCTTTGGCTGAGAGAATGAAAGAGGACTCTTCTCTTAAAGATTTAAAGTTCAGAGGGGGGATAGCATTATGGCAGCCGGAAGTAACAAAGCTTGAAGATGCACCAGGAAGACTTATTTGGAATTCGATACATACGACGGGGATCGAAAGAAAACTTATTAATTCCGGTATTTGCTATTATGTTCCTATTCGTTATTCCGAAGTTCCAAGATATTACAGAGAAAATATAAAACATGTTGATGTAGCATTTATTCAAGTTGCACCAATGGATAAACATGGTTTCTTTAACTTCGGTCTTTCATCATCACATTTAGCTGCGCTTTGCGAAATTTCAGATACCGTTGTTGTTGAAGTGAATGAAAATATGCCGGTTTGTTTAGGCGGATTTGAAGTTGGGGTACATATTGACGATGTTGATATGGTAGTGGAAAGTTCAAACAGACCGATGGCAGAGATGCCTTCTGGTAAAACCAGCGAAATAGATGAAGCAGTTGCTAAACTTATAGTTCCCGAAATCCCTAACGGAGCTTGCTTGCAGCTCGGTATCGGAGGTATGCCTAATGCCGTAGGTTCATTGATAGCAAAATCAGATTTGAAAGACCTCGGTGTCCATACGGAAATGTATGTTGATTCTTTTGTGGATATAACGATGGCAGGAAAGATAACGGGTAAGAGAAAAAGTATAGACAAAGGACGTCAGGTGTTTACTTTCGGAGCAGGAACACAAAAACTTTATGATTTTGTTGATGCAAACCCAAGCATTATGGCTGCACCCGTTGATTATGTTAATGATATTGATGTGATTGCAAGTTTAGATAATTTTATTTCCATAAATAATACCGTTGAAGTTGACTTGTTCGGACAGGTAGCTTCCGAAACAGGCGGGACCCGTCATATAAGCGGTGCGGGCGGACAGCTTGACTTCGTACTCGGTGCTTATAAATCTAAAGGCGGTAAGAGTTTTATTTGCTGTTCTTCCACTGTTCCAACAAAAGACGGTTCGCTTAAGAGCAGGATCAAACCTTGTATTACGGAAGGCGGTATAATTACTGCTACGAGAGCTAATACGCAGTACCTGGTTACGGAATATGGACTGGTAAATCTCAAAGGAGCTTCTACTTGGGAAAGGGCAGAAAAGATAATTTCCGTTTGTCATCCTGACCTTAGAGATGAACTCATCGAAGAAGCCGATAAAATGCATATTTGGAACAGAACGAATAAACGTGTTTAA
- a CDS encoding PTS glucitol/sorbitol transporter subunit IIC codes for MEFLTKLAEGFIGLFNAGGEQFIGWVTGIIPTLIVLITAINALIKIIGEERVDKFMKILSKSFITRYTLMPVLAMFFLCNPMAYSFGRFLKEEHKVAFYDSTVSFCHPITGLFPHANAGELFVFLGIANGLTKLNLSTTPLALRYFLVGVVVILIRGVVTERIYAIMNKKSVNA; via the coding sequence ATGGAATTCTTAACAAAACTTGCAGAAGGTTTTATTGGATTATTTAATGCAGGAGGAGAGCAGTTTATCGGCTGGGTAACCGGTATCATCCCTACACTTATTGTTTTGATAACAGCTATCAATGCTCTTATTAAAATAATCGGTGAAGAGAGAGTTGATAAATTCATGAAGATATTATCAAAAAGCTTTATTACCAGATATACTTTAATGCCTGTGCTTGCGATGTTCTTCCTATGTAACCCAATGGCATATTCTTTCGGTCGTTTCTTAAAAGAAGAACATAAGGTTGCATTCTATGATTCAACAGTTTCATTCTGCCATCCGATAACAGGATTATTCCCACATGCAAATGCCGGTGAACTTTTCGTTTTCTTGGGTATTGCGAACGGTCTAACTAAGTTAAATCTTAGTACTACACCTTTGGCACTCCGATATTTCTTGGTTGGTGTCGTTGTAATCTTAATCAGAGGCGTTGTAACAGAAAGAATTTACGCAATCATGAATAAGAAAAGCGTAAATGCATAG
- a CDS encoding ParB/RepB/Spo0J family partition protein, whose product MANVKKVKELDISLISANKDQPRKYFDEESIKELSESIRSLGIIQPITVRQKGYNSYEVVSGERRLRASKLAGLDKIPCIIVSINSEENDLIALIENIQRENLNFYEEALSYKKIMSEYGMSQEELASRIGKKQSTISNLVRLLNLDEEVLHIIIENNLTQRHARCLLSLPDSNMRLKAAKEIAKKDLNVKNSELLVERLKQEIVINSSKTNVKNIFNYKIYTNTIKQAYKSIFNTGLECDYKEKDFDDRIEVVITIPKK is encoded by the coding sequence GTGGCAAACGTAAAAAAAGTTAAAGAACTGGATATATCACTGATTTCAGCAAACAAAGATCAACCAAGGAAATATTTTGATGAAGAAAGCATTAAAGAACTTTCCGAATCGATAAGAAGTCTTGGTATAATTCAGCCCATCACGGTTAGACAAAAAGGATATAATTCTTATGAAGTAGTCAGCGGTGAAAGAAGATTAAGAGCAAGTAAGCTTGCCGGTTTAGATAAAATCCCTTGTATTATCGTTTCTATCAACAGTGAAGAAAATGATTTGATAGCTCTGATAGAAAATATTCAAAGGGAAAATTTGAATTTTTATGAAGAAGCTTTAAGTTATAAGAAAATAATGAGCGAATATGGTATGAGTCAGGAAGAACTTGCAAGCAGGATAGGTAAAAAACAATCTACCATTTCTAATTTGGTTAGGCTTTTAAATCTTGATGAAGAAGTTTTACATATAATCATAGAAAACAATCTTACTCAGCGTCATGCAAGGTGTCTTCTCTCTCTGCCGGACAGTAATATGAGATTAAAAGCCGCAAAGGAAATTGCGAAGAAAGATTTAAATGTAAAAAATTCCGAGCTTTTGGTTGAACGATTAAAGCAGGAAATCGTCATAAATTCTTCTAAAACCAATGTTAAAAATATTTTTAATTATAAAATTTATACGAATACCATAAAACAGGCATATAAGAGTATTTTTAACACGGGACTTGAGTGTGACTATAAGGAAAAAGACTTTGATGACAGGATAGAAGTCGTAATAACAATACCTAAAAAATAA
- a CDS encoding polysaccharide deacetylase, with protein sequence MKIDLKNLDIKKIDKRVFIAFGIAIVCLIFLLKIIISPIVFANSSIDLEINNKLNSKDNIKYTFFGSKDAVVIDDSKVNINKLGTYTIIYKYHGKEYPIKVNVKDTTPPSFDTVPVTIEAGIKIKPDKLVKNIKDATNTTVRFKEDYDFRDKGEYDVGVIVADAGGNETEKNVVVKVVKDEVPPKISNLQPLDIVEGGKLSLKKGVLVEDDHDPSPKLSVNSSNVDVNKPGSYKVSYTATDRSGNTVTLQRTVNIVKPIGTTKENKKKIVYLTFDDGPSANTKKILDILDKYNVKATFFVTGNGKKYNHLIKVAHDKGHTIALHTYTHDYEKVYKSEKAYFEDLNKLENMVKGIIGYSPKYIRFPGGSSNTVSRAYKKGLMTKLTKEVLNRGYQYYDWNCDSTDASGSEVAVGTLVKNATMCKEKNINILFHDTDAKNTTVDSLPKIIKKYKKRGYIFKAIDENSYAPHHGINN encoded by the coding sequence ATGAAAATAGATTTAAAAAATTTAGATATAAAGAAAATAGATAAAAGAGTTTTTATAGCTTTTGGGATAGCTATCGTATGCTTGATTTTTTTACTTAAAATAATAATTTCACCGATAGTATTTGCAAATTCTTCGATAGATTTGGAAATAAATAATAAATTGAATTCTAAGGATAATATAAAGTATACATTCTTCGGCTCCAAAGATGCTGTAGTTATTGATGACAGTAAGGTAAATATAAATAAGCTCGGTACATATACTATTATTTATAAATATCATGGCAAGGAATACCCCATTAAAGTAAATGTAAAAGACACGACACCTCCTTCATTCGATACAGTGCCTGTGACTATTGAAGCTGGAATAAAGATCAAACCCGATAAGCTGGTTAAAAACATTAAAGACGCTACAAATACTACCGTACGATTTAAGGAAGATTATGATTTCCGCGATAAGGGAGAATATGACGTTGGGGTCATAGTTGCCGATGCAGGTGGGAATGAGACAGAAAAAAATGTCGTTGTTAAGGTAGTTAAAGACGAAGTACCTCCAAAAATTTCAAACTTGCAGCCTTTGGATATTGTAGAGGGCGGTAAACTTAGTTTAAAAAAGGGAGTTTTGGTTGAAGACGATCACGACCCTTCTCCAAAATTATCGGTAAATTCATCAAACGTGGATGTTAATAAACCGGGAAGTTATAAGGTTTCATATACAGCTACGGATAGATCCGGCAATACCGTAACATTGCAGAGGACTGTAAATATAGTAAAACCTATTGGTACAACTAAGGAAAATAAAAAGAAAATTGTATATTTGACATTTGATGACGGACCTTCGGCAAATACAAAAAAAATACTTGATATCCTAGATAAATATAATGTTAAAGCGACATTTTTTGTTACGGGTAACGGGAAAAAATATAATCATTTAATCAAAGTCGCACATGATAAAGGACATACCATTGCCCTTCATACATATACTCATGATTATGAAAAAGTTTATAAATCCGAAAAAGCTTATTTTGAAGATTTAAACAAGCTTGAAAATATGGTAAAGGGTATAATCGGATATTCTCCTAAATATATCAGATTTCCCGGCGGATCTTCAAATACCGTAAGCAGAGCCTATAAAAAGGGTTTGATGACAAAACTTACAAAGGAAGTTTTAAACAGGGGGTACCAGTATTATGACTGGAACTGTGATTCAACTGATGCTTCCGGAAGTGAAGTTGCGGTGGGTACGTTAGTAAAAAATGCGACTATGTGTAAAGAGAAAAATATTAATATCCTTTTCCACGATACAGATGCGAAGAATACGACAGTAGACTCTCTTCCAAAAATAATTAAAAAATACAAAAAAAGAGGATATATATTTAAAGCTATAGATGAAAATTCTTATGCTCCTCATCATGGGATAAATAATTAA